A window of Patescibacteria group bacterium contains these coding sequences:
- a CDS encoding ArsR family transcriptional regulator yields the protein MQTRNVQQIKKELKDKKAILQCAKEFNMVGDPTRLKICYLLCRHGELSVGEIAEIIGVSISAVSHTLKKLKEADIVENRRDFRTVYYQLKQSSLANMLKDRLWP from the coding sequence ATGCAAACGAGAAATGTACAGCAGATAAAAAAGGAGCTTAAAGATAAAAAGGCAATTCTTCAGTGTGCCAAAGAATTCAATATGGTCGGCGATCCGACACGACTGAAGATTTGTTATCTTCTCTGCCGGCATGGAGAGCTGTCGGTGGGAGAAATTGCAGAGATTATCGGCGTATCCATTTCCGCCGTGTCCCATACTCTAAAGAAGCTCAAAGAAGCCGATATTGTTGAAAATCGAAGGGATTTCAGAACTGTATATTACCAATTAAAACAGTCGTCTTTAGCGAATATGCTCAAAGACAGACTGTGGCCATAA
- a CDS encoding XRE family transcriptional regulator: protein MSVDNPMVTNFGAYLKSAREGKNLTQREIADRLKVSQSQIGNWELGIRFPSEKQLEALSRAYEIPKDDLTKRWIEVKAGRAIQSVGIDKSYSFDIKKLPQAAELRTAEEKLSEVLGAVRSMLGDRKENDFVQIPILGIAPAGDIIDVQQGDEDVIALPRSAVIHAHEIFALRADGVSMEEAGINTGDICVFDADARPDDGDIVLAATPDGITMKYFFKKKDHVELRPASKTFKKVYKLREVSIQGRLVYHIKKY, encoded by the coding sequence ATGAGTGTTGATAATCCTATGGTTACTAACTTTGGGGCATATCTAAAAAGCGCGAGGGAAGGGAAGAATCTGACCCAGCGCGAAATTGCCGACCGCCTGAAAGTCAGCCAGTCGCAGATTGGCAACTGGGAGCTTGGCATACGTTTTCCGTCCGAGAAGCAGCTCGAGGCCCTTTCGCGTGCCTATGAAATTCCGAAGGACGACCTCACAAAGCGCTGGATCGAGGTAAAGGCAGGCAGGGCAATTCAAAGCGTCGGCATCGACAAGAGCTATTCGTTTGATATCAAAAAGCTCCCGCAGGCCGCAGAGCTTAGGACTGCAGAAGAGAAGCTGTCCGAGGTCTTGGGCGCAGTGCGCTCCATGCTTGGCGACAGGAAAGAAAATGATTTCGTGCAGATTCCGATTCTTGGGATTGCTCCGGCCGGAGACATCATCGATGTTCAGCAGGGCGATGAGGACGTTATTGCGCTCCCCCGGTCAGCGGTGATCCATGCCCACGAGATTTTTGCATTGCGCGCCGACGGCGTTTCTATGGAAGAAGCGGGTATCAATACCGGAGACATCTGCGTCTTTGATGCCGATGCACGGCCGGACGACGGAGATATTGTCCTCGCTGCAACGCCTGACGGCATTACCATGAAGTATTTCTTTAAGAAAAAGGATCACGTCGAGCTCCGGCCTGCCTCCAAGACCTTCAAAAAGGTTTATAAGCTCCGAGAGGTGAGCATTCAGGGCAGGCTCGTCTATCACATTAAGAAATACTGA
- a CDS encoding XRE family transcriptional regulator — translation MKTPAKPQKNRQLIQARKERGWTQREMAKVIGISSNSYLSRLEAGLIRPRVDTARRIALALGKPVDEIFLH, via the coding sequence ATGAAAACACCAGCAAAACCCCAAAAGAACCGCCAGCTGATCCAGGCCCGCAAAGAGCGCGGGTGGACGCAAAGAGAAATGGCGAAAGTCATCGGAATCAGCAGCAATTCATATCTGAGCCGTCTGGAGGCCGGACTTATTCGGCCACGCGTCGACACGGCACGAAGAATAGCCCTCGCCTTAGGGAAGCCTGTCGATGAAATTTTTTTGCACTGA
- a CDS encoding helix-turn-helix domain-containing protein, whose amino-acid sequence MDNEKPTNEYGHEKPTELQMADFLMNRGIDSMEKLQELFEPHYFVVIPIEILERKDLSPNGKLLYGEISALTKRHGYCIATDKYLGQRLCIKQRTIRKLMLELESKELIIRDTNKSAKGTYRRIYLTWRCPPVGKNMPTPRHKESHQEGMNVPTKREIDKEKLKKESESVVADFEKFWHAYPNKKAKKLALQKWMHISPSPELAEKIMKAIEAAKKTDQWKRDKGRYIPHPATYLNQERWEDELKADSPKTGAGKFESIKSTKV is encoded by the coding sequence ATGGACAACGAAAAACCCACAAACGAATACGGACACGAAAAACCCACTGAACTGCAGATGGCCGATTTCCTCATGAACCGAGGAATCGACTCAATGGAAAAACTGCAGGAGCTTTTTGAGCCGCATTACTTTGTGGTAATTCCGATCGAAATTCTGGAGCGGAAGGACTTGAGCCCGAACGGCAAGCTGCTCTACGGAGAAATCTCCGCGCTCACAAAAAGGCACGGCTACTGTATCGCCACCGACAAGTATCTCGGCCAGCGGCTGTGCATCAAGCAGCGCACCATCCGGAAGCTGATGCTGGAGCTGGAGTCGAAAGAACTGATAATACGCGACACAAATAAGAGCGCCAAAGGAACATACCGCAGGATTTACCTGACATGGAGATGCCCACCCGTAGGCAAAAATATGCCTACCCCTAGGCATAAAGAGTCCCACCAGGAAGGCATGAATGTTCCTACCAAAAGAGAAATAGACAAAGAGAAATTAAAAAAAGAATCAGAGAGTGTTGTCGCGGACTTCGAAAAATTCTGGCATGCCTATCCGAACAAAAAAGCAAAGAAGCTGGCGCTGCAGAAATGGATGCACATCAGCCCTTCGCCCGAGCTAGCCGAGAAAATTATGAAAGCCATCGAGGCGGCCAAAAAGACCGACCAATGGAAGCGCGACAAAGGTCGATACATCCCGCATCCGGCAACTTACCTGAATCAAGAGCGCTGGGAGGACGAGCTGAAAGCCGACAGCCCCAAGACAGGCGCAGGCAAATTTGAAAGCATAAAAAGCACAAAAGTATGA
- a CDS encoding DUF2479 domain-containing protein, with product MATIKIVQNDTRPPLEFDITQDGKAVNLTGATVKFYMKNADTGAVKINGAACTITDAVKGKCRYSWQASDTNTVGTYSGEVEVTFPDSSIHTGYKQMIIVVRDDI from the coding sequence ATGGCAACCATAAAAATTGTACAAAACGATACCCGCCCTCCGCTTGAATTTGATATCACGCAGGACGGCAAGGCCGTAAATCTCACCGGCGCGACAGTCAAGTTTTACATGAAGAACGCAGATACTGGCGCAGTGAAAATCAACGGCGCAGCGTGCACGATCACCGATGCTGTAAAAGGCAAATGCCGATACAGCTGGCAGGCATCGGACACCAATACGGTCGGAACATACTCCGGAGAAGTTGAGGTAACCTTCCCCGACAGCTCGATCCACACGGGCTATAAGCAGATGATCATCGTCGTCCGCGACGACATATAA
- a CDS encoding DNA cytosine methyltransferase, translating to MQTTTLQKLNTTTKSKESKAGKKRAHRVASLFSGSGGMDLGFEDAGFDVVWANDVNHWACETFRKNFKGHIAEGSIVEIKTDDIPECDVITGGFPCQDFSMIWKRMGLKTERGNLYRHFVRVVVAKQPKMFVAENVKGLLSANKGKAVRQIVDDFAKAGYKVDVYPINFANYGAPQLRERVLIIGVRKDLNKEFVLPKPTHTPQTYVTAKEALKDVERVQLNNEHQKIEPSTIAKLRIIPPGGNFSDIPKNSQHYVKGMISHVYRRLHPDKPSTTIIAGGGGGTWGYHYSEPRPLTNRERARLFGYPDNFEFVGSITEVRRQIGNSVPPAGIKPIARAIRKFLDEL from the coding sequence ATGCAAACAACAACTCTCCAAAAACTCAATACCACCACGAAGTCTAAGGAGAGCAAGGCCGGCAAGAAGCGCGCGCACCGCGTAGCTTCGCTATTTTCTGGCTCCGGCGGAATGGATCTCGGCTTCGAAGATGCCGGATTTGATGTCGTATGGGCAAACGACGTAAATCACTGGGCATGCGAGACGTTCCGCAAAAATTTCAAGGGCCACATCGCCGAAGGAAGCATCGTCGAAATTAAGACAGATGATATTCCCGAGTGCGATGTCATAACCGGAGGATTTCCTTGCCAAGATTTTTCTATGATATGGAAACGCATGGGGCTCAAGACCGAGCGCGGAAACCTATATCGCCATTTCGTGCGCGTAGTGGTAGCCAAACAGCCGAAAATGTTTGTTGCCGAAAATGTGAAGGGTCTTTTGAGTGCCAACAAAGGAAAGGCGGTCAGACAGATCGTTGACGATTTCGCAAAAGCTGGATATAAGGTAGATGTCTACCCGATTAACTTCGCCAACTACGGCGCCCCGCAGCTCCGAGAGCGCGTGCTTATTATCGGTGTGCGGAAAGACCTCAATAAGGAATTCGTGCTTCCGAAGCCGACGCACACTCCACAAACGTATGTCACTGCGAAAGAAGCCCTGAAAGATGTAGAGAGGGTGCAGCTCAACAATGAGCACCAGAAAATTGAGCCGAGCACGATCGCAAAACTAAGAATCATTCCTCCGGGCGGAAACTTTTCAGACATACCAAAAAATTCGCAGCACTATGTGAAGGGCATGATCTCGCACGTATACCGGCGCTTGCATCCGGACAAGCCTTCAACTACGATCATTGCCGGCGGAGGTGGCGGAACATGGGGCTACCACTACAGCGAACCGCGCCCCCTGACAAACCGCGAGCGCGCCCGCCTGTTTGGCTATCCGGATAATTTTGAATTTGTCGGGTCGATAACCGAAGTCAGAAGGCAGATCGGAAACTCGGTGCCCCCTGCGGGCATTAAACCGATAGCCCGGGCAATCAGGAAATTTTTAGACGAACTATGA
- a CDS encoding NgoFVII family restriction endonuclease, with protein MKLLYSNISPCKYSNSSFSEAFENGVVGSDNIKIATGFITEESLLELKSILLFYFEEHKVKTCSLVIGMHGREGFTRPQYDAAIDLANFLKEKEIGKVYVCTAFKYHGKTYVFRKNGVPAPISAMLGSSNLGNLLDNRQWEVDALFTEGGVLEELDTLHDDLIAKASRDILEMPTPATFIERKGLLEDIIDVEKANNDEYGRIDESATTGRVFDIPLKTEPKSNLNVYFGKGRFARATGAVRPRHWYEVELVVSREITAADGYPKPDSVIKVLTDDGWRFKCKIQGDYGKNFRSEGDLKILGRWIKGRLERTGCLKVGQPVTDEVLQQYGRSTISLKETNDPDTWLLDFSV; from the coding sequence ATGAAACTCCTATATTCGAACATAAGCCCCTGCAAATATAGCAATTCTTCATTCAGCGAAGCATTTGAAAACGGGGTAGTAGGTTCAGACAACATAAAAATAGCCACTGGCTTTATAACGGAAGAATCATTGCTGGAGCTTAAATCCATCCTGCTTTTTTATTTTGAGGAGCACAAAGTCAAAACCTGCAGCCTTGTGATCGGCATGCACGGACGGGAGGGATTCACCCGACCCCAATACGACGCAGCCATAGACCTTGCCAATTTTCTGAAAGAAAAAGAGATCGGCAAAGTGTATGTTTGCACAGCCTTCAAATATCACGGCAAGACATACGTGTTCCGCAAAAACGGCGTGCCGGCGCCTATCTCTGCAATGCTCGGATCATCAAATCTCGGCAACCTCCTCGACAACCGGCAATGGGAAGTAGATGCCCTGTTTACAGAAGGAGGCGTTCTCGAAGAGCTGGACACGCTGCATGACGATCTGATCGCCAAGGCCTCTCGCGATATTCTTGAAATGCCAACACCGGCGACTTTTATTGAAAGAAAAGGACTTCTGGAAGACATCATTGATGTTGAAAAGGCGAACAATGACGAATACGGCAGAATCGATGAGTCCGCCACAACAGGACGGGTCTTTGATATTCCCCTCAAAACGGAGCCAAAAAGCAATCTCAATGTGTACTTCGGAAAAGGCAGGTTCGCCAGAGCAACCGGAGCAGTGCGCCCACGGCATTGGTACGAAGTCGAGCTTGTTGTCTCGAGAGAGATTACTGCTGCAGACGGATATCCAAAGCCTGATTCAGTGATCAAGGTTCTTACTGACGACGGCTGGCGGTTCAAATGCAAAATTCAGGGCGACTACGGAAAGAATTTCAGGTCGGAGGGCGACCTGAAGATACTCGGCCGCTGGATAAAAGGAAGGCTGGAGCGGACTGGATGCCTGAAAGTCGGCCAGCCGGTAACAGACGAAGTGCTGCAGCAATATGGTCGGAGCACTATCTCCCTAAAAGAGACAAACGATCCGGACACATGGCTTCTCGACTTTTCGGTATAA
- a CDS encoding restriction endonuclease: MSAYLDNYLKRVGEAKGPRLVDALKKSAEEFAEKHIETFDYNSHISGLLYGHVQSGKTGQMLAIAAAAADKGFKFFVLVTTDNVLLHKQTLERAKTFLGGFMAGFNVLGEMDEEAFITRGLQMPTIIVLKKNSSVLKTWANNISSNALYKDEPLFLLDDEADASSLNTKVNQHEQSTINSLLEKISRQAPSGMYLHVTATPQSLVLQISNSNWKPQFSFYLPPGEGYLGGDFFYGEESKNLIETEDNERDDLLKAEHVPIGLRKAVLHFLIASSDLFLTKEKPVCSMLIHPGARISEHATVRTKVEKFLEGVKNDLIANSQTLEFDLRDAWQDFSKTKDGIKSFEDVMKFLRSGMPSVNIVVLNSKTPEGAVYDKGLNIVIGGNTLGRGVTFPGLQVVYYCRSAKTPQADTYWQHARVFGYDRDPGLCRIFSPKPLIKLFRELNDANNALFETLRQKGPQAVSILSPAGTKPTRMSVVLREDLMIVAGGVNYFPLLPTSANLTEIDKELGAKDDERDISLDEAEKLLRLAGVEKTDLWNQHSFPDCIETLRKNNVKYDCRLIVRTERSISKGTGTLLSPTDREIGAQHEDRLVLTMYRLKGEASKGWQDKPLWVPNIKFPNGTYFYYQLK; the protein is encoded by the coding sequence ATGAGCGCTTACTTAGACAACTACCTCAAACGCGTGGGCGAGGCCAAGGGGCCGCGTCTTGTTGATGCGCTCAAAAAAAGTGCGGAGGAATTCGCAGAAAAGCACATCGAAACATTTGACTACAACAGCCACATTTCCGGCCTCCTTTACGGCCATGTACAGAGCGGGAAAACCGGGCAGATGCTCGCGATCGCTGCTGCAGCCGCCGACAAGGGCTTCAAATTTTTTGTACTGGTAACGACTGACAACGTGCTGCTGCACAAGCAGACACTCGAGCGCGCCAAAACTTTCCTCGGCGGATTTATGGCCGGCTTCAATGTGCTTGGCGAAATGGACGAGGAGGCATTTATTACGCGCGGGCTGCAAATGCCGACAATTATCGTGCTCAAAAAGAATTCAAGCGTGCTGAAGACATGGGCGAACAACATAAGCAGCAATGCGCTTTATAAAGACGAGCCACTGTTTTTGCTCGACGACGAGGCAGATGCATCAAGCCTCAACACCAAGGTGAACCAGCATGAGCAGAGCACCATCAATTCACTTTTAGAAAAAATCAGCCGTCAGGCGCCGTCAGGAATGTACCTGCACGTTACCGCCACGCCACAGTCGCTTGTCCTTCAGATTTCAAATTCAAACTGGAAGCCACAATTCTCTTTTTATCTACCGCCGGGCGAAGGCTACCTCGGAGGCGATTTCTTCTACGGAGAGGAATCAAAGAATCTCATAGAAACGGAAGACAACGAGCGGGACGATCTCTTGAAAGCCGAGCATGTCCCGATCGGCCTGCGCAAAGCAGTTCTCCATTTTCTTATTGCATCCTCTGATCTGTTTCTTACCAAAGAGAAGCCTGTTTGCAGCATGCTTATACATCCGGGTGCGCGCATCAGCGAACATGCAACGGTGCGGACTAAAGTCGAGAAATTTCTCGAGGGCGTAAAAAATGACCTTATTGCCAATTCGCAGACGCTGGAATTTGATCTGCGAGATGCATGGCAGGATTTCTCAAAAACAAAGGACGGAATAAAGAGCTTTGAGGATGTAATGAAATTCCTCCGCTCTGGCATGCCAAGCGTCAACATTGTGGTGCTCAACTCAAAGACGCCAGAGGGAGCAGTCTACGACAAAGGCCTAAACATCGTAATCGGAGGCAATACTCTCGGCCGTGGCGTGACTTTTCCAGGCCTGCAGGTTGTGTATTACTGCCGAAGCGCCAAAACTCCGCAGGCCGACACTTATTGGCAGCATGCGCGCGTCTTCGGCTATGACCGCGATCCCGGGCTATGCCGAATCTTCAGCCCCAAGCCGCTGATAAAGCTCTTCCGCGAACTGAATGATGCAAACAATGCGCTCTTTGAAACACTCCGGCAGAAAGGCCCGCAGGCAGTCAGCATTTTAAGCCCCGCCGGCACCAAACCGACCCGCATGAGCGTGGTGCTCCGCGAAGACCTGATGATTGTGGCCGGAGGCGTGAATTACTTCCCGCTGCTTCCAACCTCAGCGAACCTGACAGAGATAGACAAGGAGCTGGGAGCAAAGGATGACGAGCGCGACATCTCGCTTGATGAGGCAGAAAAACTTCTGCGACTGGCGGGTGTTGAAAAAACCGACCTATGGAACCAGCATTCATTCCCTGACTGCATTGAGACGCTCCGAAAAAACAACGTCAAATACGACTGTCGTCTGATTGTCCGCACCGAAAGAAGCATCAGCAAAGGCACGGGAACCCTCCTCTCGCCGACTGACCGCGAGATTGGTGCACAGCATGAAGATCGGCTCGTTCTGACCATGTACCGCCTCAAAGGAGAGGCGAGCAAAGGCTGGCAGGACAAGCCCCTGTGGGTGCCTAACATAAAATTCCCGAACGGCACTTATTTCTACTATCAGCTGAAATAA
- a CDS encoding very short patch repair endonuclease, whose translation MADKHTKIQRSKNMASIRSVGNKSTEMALISLLRHNKITGWRRHSKKAAGRPDFIFHKQKIALFVDGCFWHGCKKHCIMPKSNQKYWEPKIARNKARDKAVNRHYKIAGWQILRMWEHDMKRPEKMLLKLTAILAGK comes from the coding sequence ATGGCAGACAAGCATACAAAAATTCAGAGGTCAAAAAACATGGCCTCGATACGGAGCGTGGGAAATAAGAGCACCGAAATGGCTCTTATTTCTTTATTGCGCCACAACAAGATTACCGGCTGGAGACGGCACAGCAAGAAAGCAGCCGGCCGACCGGATTTTATTTTCCATAAACAAAAAATAGCCCTCTTCGTAGACGGCTGCTTTTGGCACGGCTGCAAAAAACACTGCATTATGCCCAAGAGCAACCAGAAATACTGGGAACCGAAGATCGCCCGCAACAAAGCCCGCGACAAGGCCGTTAATCGGCACTATAAGATCGCTGGATGGCAAATACTAAGAATGTGGGAGCACGACATGAAACGTCCCGAGAAAATGCTCCTGAAACTTACCGCGATATTGGCCGGTAAATAA
- a CDS encoding ATP-binding protein, producing the protein MTLAIRRGFCFSPMRQVISATILGIDAVPVTVETDISFGMPNFNVVGLPDATVKESRDRIRAAIKHAGFSFPRTRITVNLAPADVKKQGPLFDLAVAISMLFASGDLTCPPVSDAVILGELALDGSVRPVHGILAAARMAASRGLRRMFVPSQNAPEAALVDGIEVFGVHSLSALVDHFTGISTLQRSEPLPPKPPAPCEVDFSDIRGQEYAKRGLEIAASGGHNLLMKGPPGTGKTLLARALPGLLPPLTSEEAIEATTIASVSGMLAGNALMRQRPFRTPHHSASAVALVGGGANPRPGEVTLAHRGVLFLNWCALQVAYLPANIAVSFRSIFSGRFMSCSHILSICHPAIL; encoded by the coding sequence ATGACCCTCGCCATCCGGCGGGGGTTTTGTTTTTCTCCTATGAGACAGGTCATTTCGGCCACCATCCTCGGCATCGACGCCGTTCCCGTGACGGTAGAGACCGACATTTCGTTCGGGATGCCTAATTTCAACGTGGTCGGGCTTCCGGATGCGACCGTAAAGGAATCGCGCGACCGCATCCGCGCCGCCATCAAGCACGCGGGGTTCTCCTTCCCACGCACGCGCATCACCGTGAACCTCGCTCCGGCAGACGTAAAGAAACAGGGGCCGCTCTTCGACCTTGCCGTTGCCATTTCCATGCTGTTCGCCAGCGGCGACCTTACCTGCCCGCCTGTTTCGGATGCCGTCATCCTTGGAGAACTGGCGCTTGACGGGAGCGTGCGGCCGGTGCACGGCATCCTGGCCGCCGCGCGCATGGCGGCAAGCCGCGGACTCAGGCGGATGTTCGTCCCGTCGCAAAACGCCCCGGAAGCCGCCCTGGTCGACGGCATCGAGGTGTTCGGCGTCCATTCATTGAGCGCCTTGGTGGACCACTTCACCGGCATTTCGACGCTCCAGAGGTCCGAACCGCTCCCCCCGAAGCCTCCTGCGCCATGCGAGGTGGATTTCTCGGACATCCGTGGACAGGAATATGCCAAGCGGGGGCTGGAAATCGCGGCCTCGGGGGGCCACAATCTCCTCATGAAAGGCCCGCCTGGCACGGGGAAGACCCTTCTTGCCCGCGCCCTGCCGGGGTTGCTCCCGCCACTCACGAGCGAGGAAGCGATCGAGGCGACCACCATCGCATCGGTCTCCGGGATGCTGGCGGGCAACGCACTCATGCGGCAGCGGCCATTCCGTACCCCCCATCACAGCGCGAGCGCCGTCGCCCTGGTGGGAGGCGGAGCGAATCCGCGGCCGGGCGAGGTGACGCTCGCGCACCGCGGCGTGCTGTTTCTGAATTGGTGTGCATTACAGGTGGCTTATTTACCGGCCAATATCGCGGTAAGTTTCAGGAGCATTTTCTCGGGACGTTTCATGTCGTGCTCCCACATTCTTAGTATTTGCCATCCAGCGATCTTATAG
- the pnp gene encoding polyribonucleotide nucleotidyltransferase, producing the protein MPEVKSFSAEWGGKTLTIETGKYATQASGSCTVRYGDTIVLATAVMSDSGREGMDFFPLMVEYEERLYAAGRIKGSRFIKKEGRPTDEAVLVGRAIDRAVRPLFDDRIRTDIQVVVTCLSFDGENDPDVLGLIGASCALHMSDIPWRGPIACVRVGSIGGEWVLNPSYEARKKSDLDLQFAGTSEKVIMVEASATEATEEVVLGGFWFGMKHMGAPIKLIEEVRAACGKEKRDVFAPKSDVEAAKNARRAEVEAMARPFIHGATKELMFGAPRASKVERAAQKKEIKKRTEAFLSQQGVEGDDVKYGTGIIGKVVEEAVSLAILHEDKRVDGRGIRDVRALVCEVDVLPRVHGSAHFKRGDTQVLATVTLGGPGDAQELDGMEHVEKKRFFLHYNFPPYSVGEVKPMRGPGRREIGHGALAEKALAGMMPEKESFPYTIRAVSEVFGSNGSSSMASTCGATLALMAAGVPLKAPVAGMAMGLATDGKGGWKVITDLQDLEDGAGGMDFKIAGSAMGVTAIQMDTKTDGLTKDVIEVTFGQAKEARLHILAAMLSAIAAPRAELSPYAPRIITLKINPEKIGAVIGPGGKMINEIIAVTGVGSIDIEDDGLVMITSVNAEAAQKALAWVHNLTREVKLGETFAGKVTRLMNFGAFVEFLPKQEGLVHVSEMAPWRVNEPGDIVKVGQQVQVKVTEIDNLGRINLSMKQAEGNVYPEKPPESAMGGSSTRPPARPGFGNGPRRP; encoded by the coding sequence ATGCCAGAGGTGAAATCATTCTCCGCCGAGTGGGGAGGCAAGACGCTCACCATCGAGACCGGCAAGTATGCCACGCAGGCCAGCGGCTCCTGCACCGTCCGTTACGGCGACACCATCGTGCTCGCCACGGCCGTCATGAGCGACTCCGGACGCGAAGGGATGGATTTCTTCCCTCTCATGGTGGAATACGAGGAGCGCCTGTACGCGGCCGGCCGCATCAAGGGGAGCCGGTTCATCAAGAAAGAAGGCCGACCCACCGACGAGGCCGTGCTCGTGGGCCGCGCCATCGACCGCGCCGTCCGCCCGCTGTTCGACGACCGCATCCGCACCGACATCCAGGTGGTCGTCACCTGCCTTTCCTTCGACGGGGAGAACGATCCGGACGTGCTTGGCTTGATCGGCGCCTCCTGTGCCCTGCACATGAGCGACATCCCCTGGAGGGGCCCCATCGCCTGCGTGCGCGTGGGATCGATCGGTGGGGAGTGGGTCCTGAACCCGAGCTATGAGGCGCGCAAGAAATCCGACCTCGACCTGCAGTTCGCCGGCACCTCCGAGAAGGTGATCATGGTGGAGGCGAGCGCCACGGAAGCGACCGAGGAAGTGGTGCTCGGCGGCTTCTGGTTCGGCATGAAGCACATGGGGGCGCCCATCAAGCTCATCGAGGAAGTGCGCGCGGCTTGCGGCAAGGAAAAGCGCGACGTATTCGCCCCGAAATCCGATGTGGAAGCGGCCAAGAACGCCCGTCGCGCGGAGGTCGAGGCAATGGCCCGCCCGTTCATCCATGGGGCCACCAAGGAGCTCATGTTCGGCGCCCCGCGAGCCAGCAAGGTGGAACGTGCCGCACAGAAAAAGGAAATCAAGAAGCGCACCGAGGCGTTCCTGTCACAACAGGGAGTGGAAGGGGATGACGTGAAGTACGGCACCGGCATCATCGGCAAGGTGGTCGAGGAGGCCGTGTCGCTCGCCATCCTGCATGAGGACAAGCGCGTGGACGGACGCGGGATCCGCGACGTGCGCGCGCTCGTGTGCGAGGTGGACGTGCTCCCGCGCGTGCACGGCAGCGCGCACTTCAAGCGCGGCGACACGCAGGTGCTCGCGACCGTCACCCTCGGCGGCCCTGGCGACGCCCAGGAGCTCGACGGCATGGAGCACGTGGAGAAGAAGCGCTTCTTCCTCCACTACAACTTCCCCCCCTACTCGGTGGGAGAGGTGAAGCCCATGCGCGGCCCGGGCCGGCGCGAGATCGGGCACGGCGCGCTCGCGGAAAAGGCGCTCGCGGGCATGATGCCGGAAAAGGAAAGCTTCCCGTACACCATCCGCGCCGTGAGCGAGGTTTTTGGATCGAACGGCTCGAGTTCGATGGCCTCCACCTGCGGAGCGACCCTCGCGCTCATGGCGGCGGGCGTTCCCCTCAAGGCGCCGGTCGCCGGCATGGCCATGGGGCTCGCCACCGACGGCAAGGGCGGATGGAAGGTGATTACCGACCTGCAGGACCTCGAGGACGGCGCGGGGGGGATGGACTTCAAGATCGCCGGCTCCGCCATGGGGGTCACGGCCATCCAGATGGACACCAAGACCGACGGCCTCACCAAGGACGTCATCGAGGTCACGTTCGGCCAGGCCAAGGAAGCGCGTCTTCACATCCTCGCCGCGATGCTCTCGGCGATCGCCGCGCCCCGCGCGGAGCTGTCACCGTACGCCCCGCGCATCATCACGCTCAAGATCAACCCGGAAAAGATCGGCGCGGTCATCGGCCCGGGCGGTAAGATGATCAACGAGATCATCGCGGTGACCGGGGTCGGAAGCATCGACATCGAGGACGACGGCCTGGTGATGATCACCTCCGTGAATGCCGAGGCGGCCCAAAAGGCCCTAGCCTGGGTCCACAACCTCACTCGGGAGGTAAAGTTGGGGGAAACGTTCGCAGGAAAGGTCACGCGCCTCATGAACTTCGGGGCGTTCGTGGAGTTCCTGCCAAAACAGGAGGGGCTTGTCCATGTGAGTGAAATGGCCCCTTGGCGCGTGAACGAACCTGGTGATATCGTGAAGGTGGGCCAGCAGGTGCAGGTAAAGGTGACGGAGATCGACAACCTTGGCCGCATAAACCTGTCCATGAAGCAGGCGGAGGGGAACGTCTACCCAGAGAAACCGCCCGAAAGTGCCATGGGCGGCTCGTCGACCCGTCCGCCGGCACGCCCAGGCTTCGGGAACGGGCCCCGGCGACCGTAA